A single region of the Podospora pseudopauciseta strain CBS 411.78 chromosome 1, whole genome shotgun sequence genome encodes:
- a CDS encoding hypothetical protein (COG:A; EggNog:ENOG503P2RV), with translation MATRALPPGLPAKVASVPPNQTLYVTNLPSNKIQKEDLRTALYMLFSTYGAVLDVVALKTMKMRGQAHIVYKDIQTATQAMRSLNGFEFFGRELKISYAKSKSNIIAKLDGTFKPPAASTAAQVEVTDLQQSIFNAPLPGASANVTSRGLPPKPSASDHAMPDAAAETRGTKRPREEEKKEEESDSDAEMELEDDSDDE, from the exons ATGGCTACACGCGCACTCCCTCCTGGCCTCCCAGCCAAGGTCGCTTCAGTGCCGCCAAACCAAACCCTCTATGTCACGAACCTCCCATCCAACAAGATTCAGAAGGAGGACCTTAGGACAGCACTCTACATGCTATTCTCGACATATGGTGCCGTATTAGATGTGGTGGCGCTCAAGACAATGAAGATGCGCGGCCAGGCTCACATCGTGTACAAAGATATTCAGACGGCCACGCAGGCCATGCGGTCGTTGAATGGGTTCGAGTTTTTTGGACGGGAGCTG AAAATCTCCTATGCAAAGTCCAAGTCCAACATCATCGCCAAGCTCGACGGTACTTTCAAACCACCTGCAGCTTCGACGGCAGCCCAGGTCGAGGTTACCGACCTCCAGCAGAGCATCTTCAACGCTCCTCTACCAGGGGCGTCTGCAAATGTGACCTCCCGCGGTCTTCCCCCCAAGCCATCCGCGTCTGATCATGCCATGCCTGACGCCGCTGCTGAAACGCGCGGGACAAAACGGCcaagggaagaggagaagaaagaagaagagagcgACTCGGATGCAGAGATGGAACTGGAGGATGATAGCGACGATGAATGA